In the SAR324 cluster bacterium genome, GCCTCCGGGAACCTTACCCATCATGTAATCCATCGGCAGATTATTTCTCCAGTTATAAATCAGGGCCTTGGCCCAGCGTCCCATGTAAGATTCATACGGCCAGTCATAATTGCTCAGCGTAAAAAATGTATTTGGCCCCACACCTTTGGCTTCAGGACTTCCGGGTGGAGGCGGACTGTGATTGACCGTTTTTTTTGCGGTGGATTTGTTGGGAAAACTTTTGCCTGTAGGACGTTTGGGCGTGGGGGTCGGTGGCGTTTCGTGGGGTTTGTTGAAATCCGGGTTCAGAAAATAATTGGGGGGAAGCGGTTCAAAGACAGGCTGTTCCGCGGTTGGTTGGGGTATGATCGAAGCTTCGGGTTCCGGATGAGATTGAGACAGCATTGCGACCGATTGCTCTTGTTTCACGGTATTCTCGGGGGGTGGCAAAGCTTGCGGTTCTTGAATGTCGTTGTTCACACTTTTCGCCTGGGGGACTGGTTCCTCTGGTTGCAACATTTTTTCCGCAGGTTTGGAATTGGTTTCCGCAATTCCTTTGGGAGGTTCCTGCTGTGGTTGTTCCCTCTCTGTGGACCCCTGGAGTTTCTGGGTGCTTTGCAACAGTTTCATGCTTAATTTTTCTGATTCCTGTTCTTGAATCAGATCATTCAGAAGTTTTGGCGGTTTTATATCCGGAGGTTGCGGGATGTCCTCATGTTTTTCCTGTTGTGGAACAGGTTGAGGGGGTTGTTCAGGTTTGGGCAGAGTTTTGACAAGTGGGGGCGAAGGCTTGGCCTTGGGTGGAAGGTCCATCAGTTCCACTTCCAGCGGACGATCATCCCGGGTGGATTGCTCAAACCATGGGGCTGTTTTCCAAAGAAGAACACCATGAATCAGTAACGCGATCAGAAGACCAAGTCCCCAATATCCCGCTGAATCAGTACGGGGCTGTGAGTAGTTCATGGTTCAGAAACATGGATGGATTAACCCTGGTCAATGACTTTGGGAACTCTGAACAGGTTATTGTGAAGATAGGGGCTGAAACTGTCAGGCGTTACGCTTGATTCCTTTAAAACATCCTCCCTTGAAATTTTACAGAATTGTTCATCCCGGTCTTCAAGATCTTGGGGAAGATCCAGTGTGTTGAGTTTTTCAAAATAATCCAGAACCTGACTGAATTGTTGGGCAAACTGGATTTTTTCTTCTGCGGTCAGTGTCAACGAAGACAACTCGGCAATTTTATTGACCTGTTCAATGGTAAACATACTTGGGAACCTTTAAAATAAAATGGAAAACTTTCCAGAACATCATTTCTGCCGTACACGTAGAGACGCGCGAATCGCTCGTCTCTACAGGCCTGAATTACAATTTCTACAACTTATTCTTTTGCTGTTGCTTTGTCTCCTGAGTTATTCAATGATGGCGAGTTTGATTTCAGCAATCACCGCAATTTTTGAGTCAACAGTGGCTTTTCCTTCCAGAATCCACAAATTCCGTTTTTTGTTTTTGAAGGTTGTTTCCAGAATCAGTTGATCCCCTGGAACCACCTGCTTTTTGAAGCGTACATTGTCCAGTCCGCCAAACAGCACCTGAAAATTTTCCGGTGGATTTTCAAGGCTTGAATGGATCACAAACCCGGCAGTCTGAGCCAGAGCCTCCACCATCAGCACACCAGGCATGACCGGGTTTCCCGGAAAATGTCCTTCAAACACAGGATCGCCTGCGGAAATATTTTTAAGGGCTTTGCAGTATTGCCCCGGTTGGATTTCCAGAATCCGATCCACCAGCAAAAATGGATAACGATGCGGCAATACTTTTTTAATTGCTTCCAGATCAAGCATAACACTCCAGTTTTGTTATATTTTTCAATCTCAGATTCAGATCAATGCTTTTCAGCTTTCAACGCATTGTAGCGATCAATGATTTTCTGGGTAAAATCATCTTTATCTTCTTTCATGTATAAAATCACTTCCGCCGCGTTTTTTTCCAGCACCACATCATATTTTTCCGCAATGGAAACAGACCGGATGACCGTTTTCAGTTCCTTGAAAATTTCTTCGGTGAGACGTCGTTCTTCGGTACGGATATCCTGTTGGAATTGCTGGATTTTTCCTCGTAAATTTTGTTGTCGTTGCCGAAGTTCTTCTTCTTTCTGGCGTTTGGTTTCCGGATTCAGCAAGGGATTGTTACTCAATTCCTCGGCCAGAGTTTTTAATTCTTCTTCTTCCAGTTTGATATCCTGCTGTTTTTGTCGCCCCTTGCTTTCCAGAATATTTTTGGAACGGATGCCTTCTTCAGATTCATTCAATGCCCGGTTAAGATCCACCACACCAATTCTTAACGCCCATGCTGAATTGGTCACAAGCATGATTAATGAAAATATCCCGAGCCATTGCCATTTGAATTGTCTCACTACGCCTCCATATTGTGAAATAACTTTGAAATTGAATTATGTTGAAAGGAAGGGTCACCATAAAAAAAACAGGATAATTATGCAATCAAAATCTCAGTGAAACTCAGACTCATCCGGGATTGATGCGAGTCGACCGGTTGAATATAAATTTTTTTATTGAATATACTATTGATACGTATAATAGCTATGTGAAATTTACTCTAACAAATAGTTTTGTTCGGAAGGAAATTTATTAACAATCGGATTGCTGAAAGGAACTTATGAAACAATGACACCATACCACCTGTAATCTTTGCGCTCAAAATTGTGGATTGGAGGTTCTTGTTGAAAACAATCGAATTGTGCGGTCCAAGGGTGATAAAACCTATCCGGGGAGTCAGGGCTATGTTTGCCGGAAAGGCACCAGCATTGCCAGTTATCAGCACCATCACCAGATGCCACAGGCACCCAATGTGCTCAGAGAGTTTTCCAGCAATCCTGAAAAACTATTGGTGGTGATTGATCCCAGAAAATCCGAAACCGCCAGGGTGGCCAACATTCATCTGGCATTGCGTCCGGGAACTGATGCCTTGCTGACTCGGGCGATGATTGCGACGATTACTCAGAGTTGAAACATTGATAACGCTTCAGGCCAACACGTAGAAACCGGGTTAATTATTGCTATTGCTAAGGAATCACGTAGTTTTACGAGTATCAGATGCAGGGTAAATCTGCTATAATGCAAAGTTATTTTTTTGAACATGCCTTAGAATAATTTCAACATTGAACAGGGTGCACCATGTCCGATAACAAATTCGAGGCTGAGGTGCTTACTGAAACCTCTGGTACGGATCAAACCATCAAAGCCGTTAATAGCGAAACCATCCTGCTCAAAACAGGTGCCTTACAGAAAGCGATTTTCAATAGTGCAAACTTCTCGAGTATTGCCACCGATGAGATGGGGGTCATTCAAATCTTCAATGTCGGCGCCGAGCGTATGTTGGGCTATGCCGCCGCTGAAGTGGTGAATAAGATCACACCCGCCGACATTTCTGATTCGGAAGAAGTGATAACGCGTGCTAAAGCGTTGAGCATTGAGTTTGGAACCACGATTGCGCCGGGTTTTGAGACCTTGGTGTTCAAGGCTTCGCGCACAATTGAGGATGTCTACGAATTAACCTACATTAGAAAAGATGGCAGTCGCTTTCCGGCAGTCGTATCAATCACAGCGTTGCGCAATATCCAGGGTACGATCATCGGTTATCTGCTGATCGGCACGGATAATACGGCACGCAAGCAGGCAGAAGAGGCATTGCTCAAAGCAAGCGCCCTGCAGAACGCAATTTTCAACAGCGCAAACTTCTCGAGTATTGCCACCGATGAGATGGGGGTTATTCAAATCTTCAATGTTGGCGCCGAGCGTATGCTGGGCTACGAAGCCACTGAAGTGGTGAACAAGATCACACCCGCAGATATTTCCGATTCCCAGGAATTGATAAACCGTGCGAAATTGTTGAGCCTTGAATTCGGAACCACGATCGCCCTAGGCTTTGAGGCACTGGTTTTCAAAGCATCCCGCACGATTGAGGATATCTACGAATTAACCTACATCCGGAAAGATGGCAGCCGTTTTCCGGCAGTCGTTTCGGTCACAGCGTTGCGCGATACTCAAGGCGTGATCATCGGTTATTTGTTGATCGGTACCGATAATACCGCACGCAAAGAGATCGAGGCCGAACAGAAACGGCTCAGCCAACGTCTGCGTGACCAACAGTTCTATACACGCTCCCTGTTTGAATCCAATATCGATGCCCTGATGACCACCGATCCAACCAGCATCATCACCGATGTCAATAAACAGACAGAGAAACTTACCGGTTGCTCACGGGATGAATTGATTGGAGCCCCCTTCAGTAATTACTTCACCGATCCGGAACTAGCTGAGGCCGGCATTAAACTGGCACTGACTGAAAAAAATGTCATCAACTATGAACTTACAGCGCTGTCCAGGGACGGTGTGGAAACTGAAGTCTCCCTCAATGCTACCACTTTTTATGATCGGGACAGGAAGTTGCAGGGAGTGTTTGCCGCAGCGCGGGACATCACTGAACGAAAATTTCTGGATCAAGAGCTCCATGAAAAGAATATAGAGTTGGAAAACGCGAAATCGGTAGCGGAAAAAGCCAACCACGCAAAATCAGACTTTCTTTCGAGCATGAGTCATGAACTGCGCAGTCCGCTCAATGCCATTCTCGGATTCGCCCAGTTGATGGAGTCCAACACTCCGCCACCAACACTGGACCAGCAGGAAAGTTTAGCCGAGATTCTTAAATCCGGATGGCATTTACTGAAGTTGATCAACGAAATCCTCGATCTGGCGAAGATCGAGTCCGGGCATGTGCCGCTGTCGATGGAACATGTATCGCTGGGGTCCGTCGTTGGCGAATGTCGGAGCATGCTTGACCAACAGGCGCAACAGCGTGAACTCAAGATGATCTTTCCCCCATTTGATATTCCGGTCTTTGTCTATGCGGATCGAATCCGTGTCAAGCAGGTTCTCATCAACTTGCTGTCCAATGCGATCAAATACAACAACAAACAAGGAACCCTTGAGTTATCTGTCGTCGACGCAACGCCGGGGAGAATCCGCGTGAGCGTCAAGGACACCGGCGATGGCCTGAAACCCGAACAAGTGGAGCAACTCTTTCAGCCGTTCAATCGTCTTGGGCAGGAAACAGGCACTGAGGAAGGCACAGGGATCGGCCTCGTGGTGGCCAAACAATTGATTGAACTGATGCAGGGCACAATCGGTGCGGAAAGTACCGTTGGCGGGGGAAGCGTGTTCTGGATTGAACTCAACTCAACTACTGCGCCAGGAGTTTCAGTGGCACAGATCAACACCATGAAATTGCCCCAACTGCATACCATCACAGGAGAGGGGCCACACACCCTGCTCTATATTGAGGACAACCCCGCCAACCTGAAACTGGTTGAGCAAATCATGGAGCGCCATCCGGAGATAAACCTGCTGACAGCAAATCATGGAAAACTCGGGATCGAAATGGCCTACGCCAATCATCCGCGTGTCATCCTGTTAGACATCAATCTGCCTGATATCAACGGTTTTGAAGTCCTGAAAATCCTGCGTTCCAATCCAGCCACCTTGAGCATCCCCACCATTGCCCTCACCGCGAATGCCATGCCGAATGATATCAAAAAGGGCATCGAAGCGGGATTTTTCCGCTACATTACAAAACCCATCCAGATCAATGAGCTGATGAACGCGGTGAATCTGGCACTGGGACATAAGCAAAATGGCATACAGTCAAACGTGCAGTCCGAAGAACTGAACCCTCGTCTTTCTTCCAAAATTACAAAATTTCTCATGGAAAACGGAATGTTCCATGATGTCGTGGTCAAACTACCCAAGGCTTTGATACTGCGAATGCAGGATGCCGTTAGTGTCGCGGATTTAGACCGTCTGCTTGAACTGATGGACGAACTCGAAGGAAATACCGAACTGTCACAGCATCTGAAAATGCTGGCTCGAAATTATGACTATGATACGTTGCAACACATCTTTACAAAATTGGAGGAAAACCATGACTGTCATTAACACCTCAGGGCATAGTCCGCTCAATATTCTGATTGTAGACGATACTCCCGC is a window encoding:
- a CDS encoding TonB C-terminal domain-containing protein; this translates as MNYSQPRTDSAGYWGLGLLIALLIHGVLLWKTAPWFEQSTRDDRPLEVELMDLPPKAKPSPPLVKTLPKPEQPPQPVPQQEKHEDIPQPPDIKPPKLLNDLIQEQESEKLSMKLLQSTQKLQGSTEREQPQQEPPKGIAETNSKPAEKMLQPEEPVPQAKSVNNDIQEPQALPPPENTVKQEQSVAMLSQSHPEPEASIIPQPTAEQPVFEPLPPNYFLNPDFNKPHETPPTPTPKRPTGKSFPNKSTAKKTVNHSPPPPGSPEAKGVGPNTFFTLSNYDWPYESYMGRWAKALIYNWRNNLPMDYMMGKVPGGGEVFVKVSLNRDGSLKNFEVTQVLGASGEMEESVLSAILGASSLPALPDDFEDQELQVHFRFVYPAVRAEPR
- a CDS encoding aspartyl/glutamyl-tRNA amidotransferase subunit C yields the protein MFTIEQVNKIAELSSLTLTAEEKIQFAQQFSQVLDYFEKLNTLDLPQDLEDRDEQFCKISREDVLKESSVTPDSFSPYLHNNLFRVPKVIDQG
- the fabZ gene encoding 3-hydroxyacyl-ACP dehydratase FabZ encodes the protein MLDLEAIKKVLPHRYPFLLVDRILEIQPGQYCKALKNISAGDPVFEGHFPGNPVMPGVLMVEALAQTAGFVIHSSLENPPENFQVLFGGLDNVRFKKQVVPGDQLILETTFKNKKRNLWILEGKATVDSKIAVIAEIKLAIIE
- a CDS encoding OmpH family outer membrane protein, translated to MRQFKWQWLGIFSLIMLVTNSAWALRIGVVDLNRALNESEEGIRSKNILESKGRQKQQDIKLEEEELKTLAEELSNNPLLNPETKRQKEEELRQRQQNLRGKIQQFQQDIRTEERRLTEEIFKELKTVIRSVSIAEKYDVVLEKNAAEVILYMKEDKDDFTQKIIDRYNALKAEKH
- a CDS encoding PAS domain S-box protein, whose protein sequence is MSDNKFEAEVLTETSGTDQTIKAVNSETILLKTGALQKAIFNSANFSSIATDEMGVIQIFNVGAERMLGYAAAEVVNKITPADISDSEEVITRAKALSIEFGTTIAPGFETLVFKASRTIEDVYELTYIRKDGSRFPAVVSITALRNIQGTIIGYLLIGTDNTARKQAEEALLKASALQNAIFNSANFSSIATDEMGVIQIFNVGAERMLGYEATEVVNKITPADISDSQELINRAKLLSLEFGTTIALGFEALVFKASRTIEDIYELTYIRKDGSRFPAVVSVTALRDTQGVIIGYLLIGTDNTARKEIEAEQKRLSQRLRDQQFYTRSLFESNIDALMTTDPTSIITDVNKQTEKLTGCSRDELIGAPFSNYFTDPELAEAGIKLALTEKNVINYELTALSRDGVETEVSLNATTFYDRDRKLQGVFAAARDITERKFLDQELHEKNIELENAKSVAEKANHAKSDFLSSMSHELRSPLNAILGFAQLMESNTPPPTLDQQESLAEILKSGWHLLKLINEILDLAKIESGHVPLSMEHVSLGSVVGECRSMLDQQAQQRELKMIFPPFDIPVFVYADRIRVKQVLINLLSNAIKYNNKQGTLELSVVDATPGRIRVSVKDTGDGLKPEQVEQLFQPFNRLGQETGTEEGTGIGLVVAKQLIELMQGTIGAESTVGGGSVFWIELNSTTAPGVSVAQINTMKLPQLHTITGEGPHTLLYIEDNPANLKLVEQIMERHPEINLLTANHGKLGIEMAYANHPRVILLDINLPDINGFEVLKILRSNPATLSIPTIALTANAMPNDIKKGIEAGFFRYITKPIQINELMNAVNLALGHKQNGIQSNVQSEELNPRLSSKITKFLMENGMFHDVVVKLPKALILRMQDAVSVADLDRLLELMDELEGNTELSQHLKMLARNYDYDTLQHIFTKLEENHDCH